Within the Microcebus murinus isolate Inina chromosome 16, M.murinus_Inina_mat1.0, whole genome shotgun sequence genome, the region GCCATCGGATAGGAGTTGCAATAGACACCACTTGCCCAGGGGATCTGCACTCATACTCCTTCACTATCACCTTGTTTCGGAAGTAGGGGTTGCTCCAAAAGCGGAACTTGAACTTGCAACCTGATCTGGCCTGCTCCCTCACCTCCAAATTCATCAAGTAGCAGAGCATGTCTTCATCTCGGGGGCTAATCAAGGCTGACAGCTGCGGGTGGTTCAGGAAGGCCGTGACCCAGAAGCCCGGAATATTCTGGATGATGAAGCTTCTACGAGCTAGGTGCAGCCTGCGCATCCGCCCCAAACTGCGCTGGAGCCCGAGGTAGGCCCTCTCGGCCTGGGCACGCACGGCCGCCAGCTCCCACTGGAGATCCACAATCAGGCCATCCAGGTTCAGGGGTGCCTGGGCCTCATGGGCCTCCGCGTTCCCCTCCAGCTTCTCCTCCCCTGCCAgcttctcctcccccacctgctgctgcttctcctccGCGGCCTGCTGCATGAAGATGGCGCCCTGCTCCGTCGTCACTTCCTCGGCCTTCCCGCAGGCTCCCGCCCGAGCCCCCCGGCCCTCTGCGCCACGGGTTTCTGGGGCCTGTTTTCTGACCAGGCTGTTTTCCCGGCTTGGGGCGGCCGCCGCGGCCGCGGCTTCCCGGCGTCCGGGTGGATGCGCTGCAGTGCCGGGGCCTGCTGCGGGGTCGGCCTGGCAGCGCTCCATGGCTTCTCGGGCCCGGATCGCGGGGACCGGGCGCGCGCCCCGCTCCTGCGCAGGGCCGGGCTGCGGGCGCGCGGCGCTTCCCCGGGCTCCCGTCCCCTGCGGATGGTCCGCCATCACCTGCGGATGCCTCCGGCCGGGAGAGGCTAGCGGCGCGCGGGCAAGACTGCGGGTTCTGCGCGAGGGGCGGCGGCGGCAGGCGCTGGCGGCTGCTGCGGCTGCtgctgcggtggcggcggcggcggcgacggcggcgcGACCGCGGGCGGGAAGCTCCGCCCCTCGCGCCCCTCACCCCCTCTGAATGTGATTCGCCAGGGTCCCTCGGCCTGGAGGCCTGGCGGAGGGGAAGGGGGCTGCCGGGCGGGGGGACGCCACCGCAGGCGCCAGGTAGAACTGTTCGCAGATTAGTCGGACGCTGTccatggaggtggggagaagagtGTGCCAAGCAAGGGGCAGCACAGAGCAGACGCCAGGAGACAGGCCCCACCCCAGTCAAGGACCAGACGCAAGGAGACAGGCCCCACCCCAGTCAAGGACAGTTATAACCTTCCCTTCACAGCCGCCAAGCTGAGCGACTGCTGTTAGCAGATCtagggtgggcaggtgggagtcgCCCAGCTCCCACGCTCGAGTGGTGCTTTGGGGCAGCTGTAGAACACTTGCAGCCTTGCAAGGGATCAATTACCCTGGCACTGCAGAGGGTCAAAAGGTATCCCGTGCAAAGACTGACGAGACCCAAACTGCGAACTACAGATAATGGCAATAATTGCCAGGCACATGAAGGTGACTGAAATATTCATGTGGGGAGAATAAGCAAGGTCAGGAGTGGAAGGATCTGGGGCAAAGGACAAGGGAGGGTCTTAAACGCTGCATACCAGGGAGCAAGTGCGTATCTGCCTGGGGTTTCCCCCACAGGAGCTGGGTACTCCTGGGCTGGTTGGCTGAAACCAGGAGGACCTTGCTTCAccttccaggggtggggaacttgcGGCCCTAAGGAAACATGTAGCCTTCCTGGTCCTTAAGTGTGcccttttgactgaattcaaattttacacaACAAATCATTAAAAggggtacagcagagaaagatgaagcttttcttgcctcctttggtgcttaaaaaagaacaatcttgaaatcagaaggccgcaggttccccactcctgctGGCTTAGGTAAGCTAAGACTAGATTGGACCAGCCTCTGTAGTCCTTATCTGTGGTCTCAGCTCCCAAACTTGTGAGGTCAGTACGCCTAATGCCCACTTCTGCCTGGAAGTCCTTGccacctcctccagaaagccttcaGTCTTCTCTTCCTTGATGGATACAACAGCTTCCTCATCTGAGCTCCCACACCTATACTGGGGTATACACCTCTGAGAGGGCAAGGTGGATTGCCTTGGGGTCCTAGCTGGGGTTCTGACCCATTGGGGTAGACAGTTGTCATTTGTCCAGTAAGCATAAGGCCAAAGAGATGAAGGGCCAACCCATTACCTTTGTACACAAAACACCTCCACTTATTGATGTCCCTCCCCATGGGATCTTGGGCTGGACGCCAAGTGCATTCCTTAGCTATGAACACTGGCTCCAGACCAGGGGAAATTGAGTTCAGTCTGAGCCCTTAATGAGAGGGTCTCAGCAcaaggggtggggcccaggaacaTGGTGTCTCCCTTTGTTGAAACTGGCCAAGCAATGGATGTCAGGTGAAGCCATGTCAGCCTCTCAACATTTGGTCTGCACCCAATGGTTGGGCACAAGTGTAAGGTCAGGTTCTAGGTCTGTCATCAGCTAGCTGTGAACCTCAAACAGTGGGTGACTATGGTGGACATCTGTCTTGTATAACCAGCATCCATTCCTCATCCTAACAGTACCCCAAATTTCCTTTGAGAAACTCCTCCTCCCCTTGTCTCAGCCTTATTCGCACTGGCTTATGGTGACTGCTTGTGGGATGGCCAGAACCCCATCAAGGCCAATGAAACACGATGCTTACTGGGGCTTTTGTGAATAAAAGGAGTAGAGTCCTCTTTCCTAAGAGCCTGGAATCATGGCAGCATTCTATTCCTACAAAAAGGGAGAACCTACTTTTTAGTGCCTAAAGATGAAGTCACAAGTACACAAGATAGGGCagaaagaaataggaaggaaTGCTAAGGCCAATCATGTTTGAGCTACTGGATCAAGCCTAACCTAAAAACTGCACTCATCtggcatttaaaaacaaacatttttttttttttttttaagagagctctctctgtcacccaggctagagtgtagtggatgatcatagctcactgcagcctcaaactcctggggctcaagtgatcctcccgtctaagcctcctgagtatctgggactagaGGTACACAACACCAGGCcccactaatttttattttttgtagagatggggtctcactatgttgccaggctggtctcaaattcctggcctcaagtgatcctccctccttggcctctcaagtGCTGGGATGATTGGCATGCACCATTGTGCCCTGCCCTGGCATGTTCAGTTACATGAAATTTCACTGTTTAAAGCCAACTTGATTTGGGTTTTCTGACCCTTGCATCCAAGATGATTGATAGATAGGATGATGCCAACTTACCTCAAAGGCAttcaaataagatttttaatttcaaagtacaAAGCTTATAGGTGTTAATGGAAAGGGTTGTTACTGTCTACCCTATACTCACCATCACCTTGGATGCTAAAGATATCTGAAGATTCCAATTCTTCCCAATTCCAGGCTCTCTTCAGCCCTTTCCCAATCAGACAGGTTCACAACTTCCAAACACATCATTCAGAAGTTTTTAATAAACAACTTCAttataaaaacttttgaaaatgtaattctgtaaaacattgaaaaatctaCTTTAACAAAGATACGCCCTGTGCATTTTCTAATGGCacttatattttacaattaaaaaccTTGTTTTATATAAAGCCAAAAATACTCCAAGAGGTTATTCACTGTGTTTACAAAGTGCTAGAAGATTTTTgtcttgtatttttctctttaaataatcTGGCGTTACAAAAGAGTGGCTCCAAAGCCTTGAccgctgggagggagggaggagcatgAGAAGTGGTGTTTCAGGAGTTCTAGTGCCAAATACGCAGAGGTGGAGAGGTGCATATGGGGAGAATCAGCTAAGGAAGTCAGCTGACACACGAAGAAACTGGACTGAATTCTTCCAAACCTCTCCATGGAGGCACCAGATTAATCACGGTGAACACCCCTTCCCCTCGCCACAGACCCTACTCTCCAGTGGTGAAGGTCACAGCCAATTCCTTCCACAGCAGGTTCAGAGCTCCAGGAGAGGCCAGGGTGGGGTCCCAGAGGAATCTGGACTTTTTCTGGCCAACACCTGCCTAAGGCAAAGTTTCTTATTACATAAATATCcttgttaaaaagcaaaatattgatCCTGTACAATATAACCTGTTAAAAAATCGTGCTTAAAAACAGCTCCTAGATAAGAGGGGAGGTGGAAAGAGGGCGGAGGAAACAGCTACCAAAAAGGGAGGGTGGGATTTAAAGGACTACTAGGGAAGGTTTAGGGTAGTAGGAGAATTCCAACTTAGGACAATATCTATGAGCAAAAAAGTAATCACACCTGCTTCCCCGGTTTCCATTAACAAAAGGTTGAAGGGAAAAATTTCATTGGTGCTCctttccctgcctcccacctcttTAAGATGGTGCAGAGATCTTTTGAGCTGATACCTGGGCATGTCATCCCTTGCACTCAGCCCTGACCAACTActgtgtggggtgggaggtgctTGCCCCACTGTTCAGGCAGCTCATCACTGACAGGTGCTGGAAGTGGTGGAGAAGGGGGGACATCACTCCTTTTTTCTGGTCCCTGATTGGTCTTTGCCACATGCCATGGCTCCTGTCCTGGGCAGATGTCCCTCAGGCTCTCGGGCCTCAGTAAAGTACTGAAGTGAGTCTGGGTAATGAGTGTAGGATAAAGAGACTCTTATCCTTTGAAGAACCAGGCcaataaggcttttttttttttttttaattttgggaagGGGGGTTTAAGAAATGGCTGGGTGGCTATGGTCCAAAAAAGAGGTAAAGGCAGATAATATTCCTCTGCACCAGCAAAATTCACAGTGATGGGAAAATTCCTTGTGGGTGGTGAGGGCACTGAGGGAATTGGAAAGGATAGAAGGAAAGAGAcaggagtgtgtgtggggggaggcaAGAAGACAAGAAGGAGGTGGGAGTAGGTCCCAGTGAAAAGGTTTTAAATAGTTGCTTTGCCGGTTCTTAGTTTCCCAGCATCTCCTATGGGGAGAAAGAATTCAAGGGAGGGACAGGAAAGAGCAGGCAGAGAGGACAGGACTCCTCTAACAGCCCAGGACTTTATATTCTGTGGCCAGAGGCCCATTTTCCTCTACAAACTGAGGATGCAGGGAAGGTGGCAGGCAAGGGAAGGAGGGTTGCTGGGTCTAGTGATGAAGACCAGATACAACAAGGAGAATGGCAGCAGCAAGTCCTACTTGGATTCTCACATACCATTTCCTATAATACGAGTCCCAATAACATGCACAGCATGCAGGAGGTGTCTGCGTACCAAGGTAGacgctttttaaaataaaccttaacTAGTCCCTGGGACTCACTGAAACTAATTTTTAGAAGCAAATCGCCTAGTCTGATTCTAATCTTGCCAGACATTTTtatatctggtttttttttttttaaaggtatccTGAACTACCCTGCCTAAATCAAAACATGCTTACTTACTCCACATTGCTTCCAATCAAGGGCCAGGGAGCTAAATTTTAAGGCTTTCACCTCAAACAGGAGTACTGGCCTGGGCTGAAGCAGAAGCCTGAGTCTTGGACCTGCTCAGTTCCTGATGAAAAACCAAAGTGAGTCTAGACAGAAGGGGCGTGGGGAGGACtgatgggaggctgaggcagttccTTGGTAGTTTGTCCTGAAACCCTAGTGGAGAAGCCAGCAATAGGCACTCAGTGAGAGAAGTGCCCAGAACTTGCTGGCTGCATCTGTAGGAGTTAACAGTAAAGAGGTAGAAGTGTGTTTCTGAATCAGGTGTCTCAAGAGGGTCCCACAACGGAGGTCCCTGAGGTGCCTCCCTTCCTCAAGTGGGAAGTGCGAAGCCCATGCAGAACTGAGATGAAGCAAGGATGGGGTTCGTCTGGGTTCTGGGCAAGGGCTTTGCTGTCTGTAGCAATAGCCCCCCAAGTCAGAAGAGAACTAATCATTTGTTGCAAGAAACCTTGCTGGATATTAGGAGCAAAACCGAAAGGGGCCACAAGAAGGTTGAAGTTCTTTGATGGAGAGCAGAGAAGCCTATGCACAGTGGCCTGAGTCCATGGGGACTACAAAGTGGAAGAGACAGAAGGGACATTGTGGCTAAGAAAAAATTTGGTATGGGGGGCAACAATGTACTTAACTGCCCAGTCCTAACTTTCTGAAAACTCTTCTTCCAACAATTCCACAACTTCCTGGAAAAGGGACAGATAGGAGGGAGACAAACGAGGGACTCATACCCTCTCCTTTGCTATCCACTCCAACCTAGAACCCAGAGTCCCTCCTTCCAAGACAAATAACAACAGCACATGATGTTCAGGGTGGGGATTAGGGAATGGGGAGGCGATAGAAGTATGCGTGCCTTTCATTTCTTCCCCTCTCCAGTTCAAAAGGAGGACGAAGGGGTCATGATGTACTTGGAGAAAAACAGAACTGTAGACCTGTGAGAAAACTGCTCCGATCTTCTTGCCCGTCTCCTATGGACACTGCCGAGGAAGGCAGGAACAGATGCAGTCATCGAAGATGGGAGAGACTGAAGCAGTCCAAAGTCAATTTATTTCCCCACGGGGGAAAAATGTGACCTCAAGTGAAGAGAAGTCAGTAAGACCCGACTCCGCCTTGTAAACAGGGCTCCAGTTAGCACCAGGTACCAAACGGTTCAGGCTGGTGCCAACTGGAATGGACTGGTGGGAATGGATTCACGGTGTGTAAACAGTGTTCACTGCAATCATTCTAAGGCTAACAGCTTGGCAAGGGAGGTGAAATGGTGTATCTGAGGCGACTGTGTAAACGGTACCGTTGCTGGACAACACTGACTGGAAACGGAGGTGCTGGTACAGTAGGGATTGGGGTGGTCGGGAAGAACAGAGGCTCTCTCTCCTGCTCATTGGTTGGAAGCAGGTGATGGAGCCAAGTGACCTTCTACAGCAGGGCCTGACCAACTGACTGCTGTGGGGTCTGCAGGTTAGGACCAGAAGGCGGGCTTCTTGGGCGATTTCTCTTGAGGTCATCCAAGAGGAAACCCTCTGTGTCTCCAAGAGGCCTCCCCCTTCTCCAAAGAGGAGGAGGTTCTGACGCTTTGGAGAGGAAGAGGACTAAGTGTGGCTCCCgattcagataaaaaaaaagtaaaaatacctGAAGTCCTATGATGTGAGATTTTTCACGGGGTTGGGACTCAAAGCTCCTCGTGGTATCGATCCTGGAGCCTGAACCCCTAAACCAAGTGCTCCATACAGAcactggaattttttctttttgaacccAGCTCTGAAAGCTCAGCTGCCTTCATCGGGGACACGGACGGGGTGGGTACTATGGCTCCTGGACAGAGCCAAAGACTGAGCTGAGGACCTCCGTAGGGGCTACTGGAATGCTTGGTGGAAACGAGGCAGGGTGGTGCTACTCAGGCCAGAGGTGAAGACAGGAGGCAAGGAGTGCAGAGGCCCAAAGTTCAGTGGTCCCCCAGTTCCCGGGGAATCTTGAGGCTGAGCTTGCAAAGTGGTGAGCAGGGGCTGCGCCTCAGCCTGGGAGTAGCCCATGACCAGGCCTCCTGTGGCCCCAGGTGGGTTACACGGGGGCAGGTTGAGTGGAAGAAAGCCCAGTAAGTGGGAGAAGTCCACATTAGCAGCGCAGAGGGCCTCAGAGAGGTTAGCGGGGCTCTTGGCGAGCAGTGCTTCATCTAGGAGGGCCGCAGCTGCCGCCGGCTGAGGTGAGGCGGGCTGGGGTTCAGCGGATGAGAGAGACAGGCTTCCAGGAAGCTCCGCCAGAAAACTATCCACCTCCACTTTGGGCAATTTGTCGGGCAAGTATGAGGTAGATCCAAGCTGGTATTTTGGAGGGAGCTGAGCTGGGGAAGAGATAGGTGAGGATTCCAGAGGGTAGCTCATACCCATGGGCAGCGTGTTGTGCACCAGGGAGTGTGGCACGCCTGCACTGGGCACAGTAGGGATGTGGGCGCCATACATGCCCATGGGCAGCATGCCAGGGAAGGCCTTGGCCCCCATCACGTCCCGAGAGGCCATGCACAGCACAGGACTCAGCTCTTCCTTCACGCTTACCGTGGAACTGCAGCTGAGTAGGCCTAACATGTCCACTGGCTCTGTCTTGATCTTGAGCAGCTCCTGCGAGTGGCTCTTTTTGACATGACGCGTCAGGTGGTCTTTGCGGCCGAACCGCTGGGCACAGTACTGGCATAAGAAGTCCTTACGGCCTGTGTGCACCACTAGGTGCCGCCGCACATCCTTACGAGTATAAAACCGGCGGTCACAGTGGTCACAGGGGTGCTTCTTCTCCTTGGCACCACCTGCTACCCGGCGTGAGTGGGCCTTCAGGTGCTCTAGCAGGGCCTGGGTACTCTCAAAGGTCTGCAGGCACACCTTGCAGCTCAGGTCACCGCTGCTGGCAGCATGCATGGCCAGGTGGCGCCGGTAGCCCAGCTTCGTATTGTAATTCTTACCACACTCAGAGCAATGGAGGGCCTCTTTGTTAGGGTCATGAGTCTGCAGGTGGTTCCGCAGATGGTCCTTGCGGTGAAACATCTTATCACAGTACATGCACTGGTGGGGTTTCTGGGCTGAGTGGGTGGCCATGTGCCTGGGGATAGGGAAGGGGGATGGGGAGAAACCAGAAAAGAGGGAAGATCATAAGGGCTGAATGGACGACCAATGTGTCCATTAACAGGAAACTAGATACACAAACTACGGTAAAGCCATGCAATAGAATACCATGCCAACTATATTCTAGAGATATCCTTGGCCACCTGCAAAATCATGTATGTACTGCTATTCTTAGCAGCATCATTTgtggtagaaaaaaaatcagaaacaatcaGAACATCCAATGAATAGGGAActggttacataaattatatctatgaaatgattcaatttttttaaaaaaatgaggcagCTTTATATGTACGTACACAGAACAAACTCCTAAGAGATATaataagtggggaaaaaagcaaagaggCAGAATAGTGCCTGTAGAATAGTACTCAGTAtgtaaaaagggggaaaatatttgtgACATTTGCTTATCTATGCTTAACATTTCTGGAAGGATACACAAGAAACTGACATGACTGGCTGCCCACGTAGAAAAAACTAGACAGCTTCTAGGTGGGTATGATAAAGAATTTTCATCGTATAACTTTAGGTGCCTTTTTGAATTAtgaattatatgaatgtatttccttttcaaaaagttacacttaaataatttaaaatgacatgagagaaaatgaaatttatctaTACTTTCTGATCTAGAATGAATTCCTCACACAGTGGTGtcctgtaaaaaaaagaaaaaaaaaaaatagaatgaattcCCAAGATATATAGGGCTAAGTCAAAAAAGGAAGTTCAATAAAGTGTATGTAATATAATCccttttaaacataaaaagggaagggaagacatATTTGAATGTCTCAGGAAGGATACACAAGAAACTAGCCCCAGTGGCTGCCTTTAGGGAGAACAGTAGCTTCAAGTGTAAGGACAACTCATTTTTCACTGAACGACCATTTGTACCATTTGAGTTGCTTGCCACGTAAACTAGTAACacattaagaaatgttttaatggTATGGCACCTCAGTGTCCATTGGTTTACCTGCTGTCATCTGGTTGGAAAGCAGCTCCAAATGCAGGAACTGCAATCCACAACTTCACAGTGCATTCAGAATCGACTCAGCAGCCACAGTTTGCCAGGCCCTGCATAAGCTGTCATTAACCTTGTCCTCCAGAAGAGGAGGCTgaagcacaggacagccccacctATCagtcagtaagtggcagaggcTGGATTTAAACACAACCTTCTTAAGACTTGAGTTCACTCAGATATGCCACAGCTGTCTCTAGTATAGCACCCAGTGGTCTTTTCTACCTGGAGGGTATCAAACATTACCCTCATGCTACATGTGCATGCTCGAGTGCTCATGGCGATGTGGGTTGCTATCAACCTCCTAAGACATAACTGACATGATAACATATAAAAGGGAGATGCTGAGTCATCTACAGTCCATTTCcctcattttgcaggtgaggaaactgaggcccaaagaggtttAGTAACTCACCTAAGATCACACAGTAAATTACAGGGTGGAGTCAGGGCTCCTGCCTCCTGGACCAGGACCTTTCCTGCAGCATCCTAAAGGCACCCAGACCATCACTAAGAAAGTCTAAGAGGATGGCCCTGACTGGAGTCCCCTAAGACATAGGAGCACACGGAGAATGAAAGCATTCCTGAGGATCGCAGAACTGTCACGAGGGCAATCCTAACTACCACACTACCCTGCCGCCTATTTTAGTTCCTTCCTATCAAGTGTTTTCCACATGAGGAACTGAGGCTTTCTGTGGTCATCCTGTTCATGTATTTACTTGTTTACTGTCTGCC harbors:
- the LOC105865940 gene encoding putative testis-specific Y-encoded-like protein 3; this encodes MADHPQGTGARGSAARPQPGPAQERGARPVPAIRAREAMERCQADPAAGPGTAAHPPGRREAAAAAAAPSRENSLVRKQAPETRGAEGRGARAGACGKAEEVTTEQGAIFMQQAAEEKQQQVGEEKLAGEEKLEGNAEAHEAQAPLNLDGLIVDLQWELAAVRAQAERAYLGLQRSLGRMRRLHLARRSFIIQNIPGFWVTAFLNHPQLSALISPRDEDMLCYLMNLEVREQARSGCKFKFRFWSNPYFRNKVIVKEYECRSPGQVVSIATPIRWHRGQEPPALVQRNRDAVRSFFSWFSQHSLPEADRVAQIIKDELWPNPLQYYLLGDRPYRARGGLARWPREALPRPYGYQSG
- the PLAGL2 gene encoding zinc finger protein PLAGL2 is translated as MTTFFTSVPPWIQDAKQEEEVGWKLVPRPRGREAESQVKCQCEISGTPFSNGEKLRPHSLPHPEQRPYSCPQLHCGKAFASKYKLYRHMATHSAQKPHQCMYCDKMFHRKDHLRNHLQTHDPNKEALHCSECGKNYNTKLGYRRHLAMHAASSGDLSCKVCLQTFESTQALLEHLKAHSRRVAGGAKEKKHPCDHCDRRFYTRKDVRRHLVVHTGRKDFLCQYCAQRFGRKDHLTRHVKKSHSQELLKIKTEPVDMLGLLSCSSTVSVKEELSPVLCMASRDVMGAKAFPGMLPMGMYGAHIPTVPSAGVPHSLVHNTLPMGMSYPLESSPISSPAQLPPKYQLGSTSYLPDKLPKVEVDSFLAELPGSLSLSSAEPQPASPQPAAAAALLDEALLAKSPANLSEALCAANVDFSHLLGFLPLNLPPCNPPGATGGLVMGYSQAEAQPLLTTLQAQPQDSPGTGGPLNFGPLHSLPPVFTSGLSSTTLPRFHQAFQ